A genomic window from Deltaproteobacteria bacterium includes:
- a CDS encoding cytochrome c: MKGALPILVLLWSGLALAGHELDDRDIRNGQALYKQHCASCHGANLEGQPNWRRPGKDGVLPAPPHDASGHTWHHDNKLLFDYTKLGGTALMEARGIVGIESGMPGLGDAMTDDDIWDVLSYIRSTWPDRIRQIQAGRNPPHRP, from the coding sequence ATGAAGGGGGCCCTGCCGATTCTCGTCCTGCTCTGGTCCGGTCTGGCCCTTGCCGGTCACGAACTCGACGACCGCGACATTCGAAACGGGCAGGCGCTTTACAAGCAGCACTGCGCCTCCTGCCACGGCGCCAACCTCGAAGGGCAGCCGAACTGGCGGCGACCCGGCAAGGACGGCGTCCTGCCGGCGCCGCCGCACGACGCGAGCGGCCATACTTGGCATCACGACAACAAGCTTCTCTTCGACTACACGAAACTGGGCGGCACCGCCCTGATGGAGGCCCGGGGCATCGTCGGGATCGAGAGCGGCATGCCGGGCCTCGGCGACGCCATGACCGACGACGATATCTGGGACGTGCTCTCCTACATCCGCTCCACCTGGCCGGACCGCATCCGCCAAATCCAGGCCGGCAGAAATCCGCCGCACCGGCCATGA
- a CDS encoding multicopper oxidase domain-containing protein — MPDAPWRRFSRGETARITLRNDTAFPHGIHLHGHHFHELREDGSLGDYRDTTLVDPRRSRDILCVFDNPGKWLLHCHTLAHQASGMKTWVEVA, encoded by the coding sequence ATGCCCGATGCGCCGTGGCGGCGGTTCTCGCGCGGCGAGACGGCCCGCATCACCCTGCGCAATGACACCGCCTTCCCGCACGGCATCCACCTGCATGGCCATCACTTCCACGAACTGCGCGAAGACGGTTCGCTCGGCGATTACCGCGACACGACGCTGGTCGATCCGCGCCGGAGCCGCGACATCCTCTGTGTATTCGACAATCCCGGCAAATGGCTCCTGCACTGCCACACCCTCGCGCACCAAGCGTCCGGGATGAAGACATGGGTGGAAGTCGCATGA
- a CDS encoding cytochrome c, with the protein MNRTIVVAVGAALVAAAAWAMWPRHGHKAQTVGNAGAAGSVASVEGTRGEALFNQRCAVCHGRNATGSAQGPPLVHRIYEPGHHSDMSFLLAVRRGVRAHHWRFGNMAPVPGLSEADVREIVRYVRALQRAKGIY; encoded by the coding sequence GTGAACAGGACGATCGTGGTTGCGGTCGGGGCCGCTCTCGTCGCGGCGGCGGCCTGGGCCATGTGGCCGCGCCATGGCCACAAGGCTCAAACCGTCGGCAACGCCGGTGCCGCTGGCTCGGTCGCTTCCGTCGAGGGAACGCGCGGCGAGGCGTTGTTCAATCAACGGTGCGCCGTCTGTCACGGCCGAAACGCAACGGGATCGGCCCAGGGCCCGCCCCTGGTGCACAGAATCTACGAGCCGGGCCACCATTCCGACATGTCGTTTCTGCTGGCTGTGCGAAGGGGTGTTCGGGCGCACCACTGGAGGTTCGGCAACATGGCTCCCGTTCCGGGGCTTTCGGAGGCGGACGTGAGGGAGATCGTGCGTTACGTGCGCGCGCTACAGCGGGCGAAGGGCATCTATTGA